From the Dunckerocampus dactyliophorus isolate RoL2022-P2 chromosome 12, RoL_Ddac_1.1, whole genome shotgun sequence genome, one window contains:
- the zgc:154093 gene encoding cdc42 effector protein 2 — translation MPVKTPIYLKTTTPKKGKKLKLRDVLSGDMISPPLGDVRHSAHVGPEGEGDMFGDVGFLRGKMDMLPLAARANNGDVRSHSVDRQLEDTAAAKQDSNRHDYSFNGFHYEHSSSGLLKSTISMPVFVAHEQAPPKPPRLHLDDPTQRHLQPANVSLKQHPTLPCHSSAEPCRDVSVSPTIRRLVPSSGSFSEASSEESMSDTCGPLDAQRGLSLDSDAGLSNEDLRSDRSDSPCGHFRLVASSSIPRSDSMVGLDLDLGPSILEDVLRIMDRYKNVDHRCEL, via the coding sequence ATGCCCGTCAAGACTCCCATCTACCTGAAGACCACCACGCCCAAGAAAGGCAAGAAGCTGAAGCTGCGCGACGTCCTGTCAGGAGACATGATCAGCCCGCCGCTGGGCGACGTGCGCCACAGCGCCCACGTGGGGCCGGAGGGGGAGGGGGACATGTTTGGGGACGTGGGCTTCCTGCGGGGAAAGATGGATATGCTGCCGTTGGCGGCACGGGCCAACAACGGAGACGTGCGCTCGCACAGTGTGGACAGACAGCTGGAGGACACCGCGGCAGCCAAGCAGGACTCCAACAGGCACGACTACTCCTTTAACGGTTTCCACTACGAGCACTCGTCCTCCGGCTTGTTGAAGTCCACCATCTCCATGCCTGTTTTTGTCGCCCATGAACAAGCCCCGCCCAAACCCCCCCGCCTGCACCTGGATGACCCCACCCAGCGCCACCTGCAGCCCGCAAATGTCAGCCTCAAGCAGCACCCCACGTTGCCATGCCACTCGTCGGCCGAGCCATGCCGGGATGTCTCAGTCTCACCCACCATCCGCAGGCTGGTCCCCTCCTCGGGCTCCTTCTCAGAGGCGTCGTCAGAGGAGTCCATGTCAGACACCTGCGGACCCCTGGACGCCCAACGAGGCCTCAGTCTGGACTCTGATGCCGGCCTGAGCAACGAGGATCTGAGGAGCGATCGCAGCGATTCCCCATGTGGTCACTTCCGCCTTGTTGCCTCCTCCAGCATTCCGCGCTCAGACTCCATGGTGGGTCTAGACTTGGACCTAGGCCCCTCCATCCTGGAGGATGTGCTAAGGATCATGGACCGCTACAAGAACGTGGACCACCGTTGTGAGCTGTGA
- the zc3h4 gene encoding zinc finger CCCH domain-containing protein 4 isoform X2, which translates to MAVESMTVHPNSPTTNHEHNSLLTDERHEEGELEEGELEDDGGDVVMGGDASAVGGGGDGAEEAGGGDGAAADGGGERPPRSRERHASSETDEERSHRRKRKRKKEREREREKRRAKKKRKSKHKRHASSDDDYSDFSDDSDYSPSEKRKYREYSPQYPPTSHGGYGGSKKGGYMKMKMDKQGYGGYDDYEEDNYEGEEEEDMGDEEYDDYTKELNMYRKSKEGGRGGRGGRGRMKNMRGRGGMRGGRRGRGGSRGRGGRGGKMGDDDGDGYGEDMEYDDDYDNMGEDDYDDYQYKKSKDRGRGGRGGRGRGRGKGGRGMIRGKMRSRGRGRGDMGNDDDNNGDMDNGDGGGDVGPGMGKRNQHDKYQDKKGKAICKYYIEGRCTWGDHCNFSHDIELPKKKELCKFYITGYCAKADHCPYMHGEFPCKLFHTTGNCVNGDECMFSHDNLNDDTQELLSKMLAEDAEAGAEDEKEVEELKKQGINPLPKPPPGVGLLPTPPRPMPVDGNGGAGDFGPAAGDFGGVPVANQVSIVTKAPSEPGSVPGPNPCMGGPPVQNPEGVPYQGAPMNPPQHMGPPPAGGGGGKKIPSLFEIKVQPTGQLAQKLAVSQTPSSNQAATPAPGAPPTCFPTPPGMISPDMQNMGPGMNQGPPMMGGFASGDCPPHGGAIPPQGGGNYFNTFFNQQEGMKMEGVVEEGNKFSNQEDADNGTSQGGISVSDLLPPAQRVLFMRIQQKQQEEEDRARRMADGGAEKSRDTEADSGNWYSSEDEDGGGSVTSILKTLRQQTQAPQKSDAPSDPRLQKASPANTPARPADPRLARDPRLARAAESPQSSDSTHLAPPASSSGPPADPRLARLAAASAGSAHLPVASKPEAPLVYKPPPLTAPAEEEETERVLRDKPVPIPLDPLMGMALRDPRSQLQQFSHIKKDIVLHMPAFSKAITWSPEDLLPLPIPKQDLLPLPPGIPPVPPLDPRLSRSQQQLHSQSPPTVPLPSSEPPGPSSSSSLPDFELLSRILKTVNSSPSQSSSPPLPAPPLALLGQPPPAPPTEKPVDPRMARKAPADPRLQPQKSALKQSSEPAPPPTVTSAVSTTGSPPQTIAPYDPRLLSSGGAGRSVAPGPPGGASVLSSISLYDPRTNKPGSPGTATGPNNSPNSASTESRLGDSTASKPKSKEPLFVRKSALDQPEPEKSGEQGTDRYNSYNRPRPKPAPSPNSTAQGGPTSTGGQGAPGAPADQAPAGVHNLPVPSLFGVVKQASKSSGTGSPFGGNSPAQSEQTTAEQDNGSLKDVFKGFDPTASPFCQ; encoded by the exons GCATGAGGAGGGCGAGCTGGAGGAGGGCGAATTGGAGGACGATGGGGGAGATGTGGTGATGGGAGGCGACGCGTCTGCCGTGGGAGGAGGCGGCGACGGGGCCGAAGAAGCCGGCGGAGGTGATGGCGCAGCAGCAGATGGGGGCGGAGAGCGGCCCCCGCGGAGCAGAGAGCGCCACGCCAGCAGCGAGACGGATGAGGAGAGGTCGCACCGTCGCAAGCGCAAAAGGAAGAAGGAGAGGGAGCGCGAGCGGGAGAAGAGGAGGGCCAAGAAGAAACGAAAGTCCAAACACAAA CGTCACGCGTCCTCCGATGACGACTACTCAGACTTCAGCGATGACTCCGACTACTCTCCCAGCGAGAAGAGAAAGTACAGAGAGTACAGCCCCCAGTACCCCCCTACC TCTCACGGTGGCTACGGTGGCTCAAAGAAGGGTGGCtacatgaagatgaagatggaCAAGCAGGGCTACGGCGGCTACGACGACTATGAAGAAGACAACTAcgaaggagaggaggaggaggacatggGGGATGAAGAATACGACGACTATACCAAGGAGCTCAACATGTACCGCAAGTCCAAGGAGGGCGGCCGCGGCGGACGAG GGGGCAGAGGTCGTATGAAGAACATGAGAGGCCGTGGCGGAATGAGGGGTGGacgacgaggaagaggaggtagCAGAGGCAGAGGAGGACGAGGTGGAAAGATGGGAGATGATGATGGAGACGGTTATGGTGAGGACATGGAG TATGACGACGACTATGACAACATGGGGGAGGACGACTATGATGACTATCAGTACAAAAAATCCAAAGACAGAGGAAGAG GCGGCAGAGGTGGCAGAGGGAGAGGCCGAGGCAAAGGAGGACGCGGCATGATCAGAGGCAAAATGAGGAGCAGAGGGAGAGGACGGGGTGACATGGGCAATGATGACGACAACAATGGAGACATGGACAACGGG GATGGAGGAGGGGATGTTGGACCAGGAATGGGAAAGAGGAATCAGCATGACAAGTACCAGGATAAGAAGGGAAAAGCCATCTGCAAGTACTACATTGAAGGCAGATGCACCTGG GGCGACCATTGCAACTTCAGCCATGACATTGAGTTGCCCAAGAAGAAGGAGCTGTGCAAGTTTTACATCACGGGATACTGCGCAAAGGCCGACCACTGCCCGTACATGCATG GTGAATTTCCCTGCAAGCTCTTCCACACCACAGGAAACTGTGTCAACGGTGATGagtgcatgttctcccatgaCAACCTCAATGACGACACCCAGGAGCTGCTCAGCAAG ATGCTGGCAGAGGATGCAGAGGCTGGAGCGGAGGATGAGAAGGAGGTGGAGGAGCTGAAGAAGCAGGGCATCAACCCTCTTCCCAAACCCCCACCTGGTGTCGGCCTCCTCCCCACCCCTCCTCGCCCTATGCCTGTAGACGGGAACGGCGGGGCGGGTGATTTTGGCCCCGCAGCTGGCGACTTTGGGGGAGTTCCTGTCGCCAACCAGGTGTCCATCGTCACCAAGGCTCCCTCTGAGCCCGGGTCTGTTCCTGGTCCTAACCCCTGCATGGGTGGTCCTCCTGTGCAAAATCCAGAAGGTGTTCCTTACCAAGGAGCGCCCATGAACCCTCCACAACACATGGGCCCCCCtcctgctggtggtggtggtgggaagAAGATCCCCTCCCTGTTTGAGATCAAAGTGCAGCCAACAGGACAGCTCGCTCAGAAACTGGCGGTTAG CCAGACACCCAGTAGCAACCAGGCAGCGACCCCTGCACCTGGGGCTCCCCCGACCTGCTTCCCCACCCCGCCAGGCATGATATCCCCCGACATGCAGAACATGGGCCCGGGGATGAACCAGGGGCCACCCATGATGGGGGGATTTGCGTCCGGGGATTGCCCTCCACATGGGGGCGCTATCCCTCCTCAGGGTGGAGGGAACTACTTCAACACTTTCTTCAATCAGCAGGAGGGAATGAAGATGGAAGGAGTTGTGGAAGAAG GAAACAAATTTAGCAACCAAGAGGACGCTGATAATGGAACCAGTCAAGGAGGAATATCTGTCTCAGACCTCCTCCCTCCAGCCCAACGCGTCCTCTTCATGAGGATCCAGCAgaagcagcaggaggaggaggatcgcGCCCGCCGCATGGCCGATGGCGGTGCGGAGAAGAGCAGAGACACTGAAG CTGACTCAGGGAACTGGTACTCCAGCGAGGATGAGGACGGTGGCGGCAGTGTGACGTCAATCCTGAAGACGCTTCGGCAGCAGACCCAGGCTCCTCAAAAGTCGGACGCCCCAAGCGACCCCCGCCTCCAGAAGGCGTCTCCCGCCAACACTCCGGCTCGCCCCGCGGACCCCCGCTTGGCTCGCGACCCACGTCTGGCCCGTGCTGCCGAGTCGCCTCAGAGCTCTGACTCCACCCACCTTGCGCCCCCTGCTTCTTCGTCGGGGCCACCGGCAGATCCTCGGTTAGCTCGTTTGGCAGCTGCCTCAGCAGGCTCCGCCCACTTACCTGTCGCCTCCAAACCAGAAGCCCCTCTGGTCTACAAACCTCCGCCTCTCACAGCgccagcagaggaggaggagactgaGCGAGTCCTTCGGGACAAGCCCGTGCCAATTCCTCTAGATCCCCTCATGGGCATGGCTCTCAGAGATCCTCGATCGCAGCTGCAGCAGTTCAGCCACATCAAGAAGGACATTGTTCTCCACATGCCAGCTTTCTCCAAAGCCATCACCTGGTCCCCCGAGGACCTCCTACCCCTCCCCATCCCCAAACAAGACCTTCTACCACTTCCACCAGGCATTCCGCCAGTGCCTCCCCTTGATCCCCGTCTGTCTCGCAGCCAGCAGCAACTCCACTCACAGTCTCCCCCCACAGTTCCCCTTCCCTCCTCGGAACCCCCGGGCCCCTCGTCATCGTCCTCCCTCCCAGACTTTGAGCTGTTGTCTCGTATCCTGAAGACTGTCAACTCCAGCCCCTCCCAGTCCTCCTCACCTCCTCTCCCCGCTCCCCCCTTGGCACTGCTGGGACAACCTCCCCCTGCTCCCCCTACAGAAAAGCCAGTTGATCCCCGCATGGCGCGAAAAGCCCCCGCTGACCCCCGCCTCCAGCCGCAGAAATCAGCCCTCAAGCAGTCGTCTGAACCTGCCCCCCCTCCTACTGTCACTTCTGCAGTGTCCACAACCGGGTCCCCCCCACAGACCATTGCCCCATACGACCCGAGGCTCCTCTCCTCTGGAGGAGCAGGGCGCAGTGTTGCGCCGGGGCCACCAGGGGGAGCCAGTGTACTGAGCAGCATCAGTCTGTATGACCCAAGGACTAACAAACCAGGGAGCCCTGGTACCGCCACTGGCCCCAACAACTCCCCCAACTCAGCCAGCACAGAGTCCCGACTCGGGGACTCCACGGCTAGTAAACCCAAATCCAAGGAGCCCTTGTTTGTTCGGAAATCTGCGTTGGACCAGCCTGAGCCTGAGAAAAGCGGAGAGCAAGGCACCGACAGGTACAACAGCTACAACAGACCCCGGCCCAAACCAGCCCCCTCGCCCAACTCCACCGCCCAGGGAGGACCCACCAGCACCGGGGGTCAAGGTGCTCCCGGAGCCCCTGCAGACCAGGCTCCTGCCGGTGTCCACAACCTCCCAGTGCCCTCTCTGTTTGGTGTGGTGAAGCAGGCCAGCAAGTCCAGCGGGACCGGGAGCCCGTTCGGAGGGAATAGTCCGGCCCAGTCGGAGCAGACCACCGCCGAGCAGGACAACGGCTCACTGAAGGACGTTTTCAAAGGCTTTGACCCCACGGCCTCGCCCTTCTGCCAGTGA
- the zc3h4 gene encoding zinc finger CCCH domain-containing protein 4 isoform X1 has protein sequence MAVESMTVHPNSPTTNHEHNSLLTDERHEEGELEEGELEDDGGDVVMGGDASAVGGGGDGAEEAGGGDGAAADGGGERPPRSRERHASSETDEERSHRRKRKRKKEREREREKRRAKKKRKSKHKRHASSDDDYSDFSDDSDYSPSEKRKYREYSPQYPPTSHGGYGGSKKGGYMKMKMDKQGYGGYDDYEEDNYEGEEEEDMGDEEYDDYTKELNMYRKSKEGGRGGRGGRGRMKNMRGRGGMRGGRRGRGGSRGRGGRGGKMGDDDGDGYGEDMEYDDDYDNMGEDDYDDYQYKKSKDRGRGGRGGRGRGRGKGGRGMIRGKMRSRGRGRGDMGNDDDNNGDMDNGDGGGDVGPGMGKRNQHDKYQDKKGKAICKYYIEGRCTWGDHCNFSHDIELPKKKELCKFYITGYCAKADHCPYMHGEFPCKLFHTTGNCVNGDECMFSHDNLNDDTQELLSKMLAEDAEAGAEDEKEVEELKKQGINPLPKPPPGVGLLPTPPRPMPVDGNGGAGDFGPAAGDFGGVPVANQVSIVTKAPSEPGSVPGPNPCMGGPPVQNPEGVPYQGAPMNPPQHMGPPPAGGGGGKKIPSLFEIKVQPTGQLAQKLAVRSQTPSSNQAATPAPGAPPTCFPTPPGMISPDMQNMGPGMNQGPPMMGGFASGDCPPHGGAIPPQGGGNYFNTFFNQQEGMKMEGVVEEGNKFSNQEDADNGTSQGGISVSDLLPPAQRVLFMRIQQKQQEEEDRARRMADGGAEKSRDTEADSGNWYSSEDEDGGGSVTSILKTLRQQTQAPQKSDAPSDPRLQKASPANTPARPADPRLARDPRLARAAESPQSSDSTHLAPPASSSGPPADPRLARLAAASAGSAHLPVASKPEAPLVYKPPPLTAPAEEEETERVLRDKPVPIPLDPLMGMALRDPRSQLQQFSHIKKDIVLHMPAFSKAITWSPEDLLPLPIPKQDLLPLPPGIPPVPPLDPRLSRSQQQLHSQSPPTVPLPSSEPPGPSSSSSLPDFELLSRILKTVNSSPSQSSSPPLPAPPLALLGQPPPAPPTEKPVDPRMARKAPADPRLQPQKSALKQSSEPAPPPTVTSAVSTTGSPPQTIAPYDPRLLSSGGAGRSVAPGPPGGASVLSSISLYDPRTNKPGSPGTATGPNNSPNSASTESRLGDSTASKPKSKEPLFVRKSALDQPEPEKSGEQGTDRYNSYNRPRPKPAPSPNSTAQGGPTSTGGQGAPGAPADQAPAGVHNLPVPSLFGVVKQASKSSGTGSPFGGNSPAQSEQTTAEQDNGSLKDVFKGFDPTASPFCQ, from the exons GCATGAGGAGGGCGAGCTGGAGGAGGGCGAATTGGAGGACGATGGGGGAGATGTGGTGATGGGAGGCGACGCGTCTGCCGTGGGAGGAGGCGGCGACGGGGCCGAAGAAGCCGGCGGAGGTGATGGCGCAGCAGCAGATGGGGGCGGAGAGCGGCCCCCGCGGAGCAGAGAGCGCCACGCCAGCAGCGAGACGGATGAGGAGAGGTCGCACCGTCGCAAGCGCAAAAGGAAGAAGGAGAGGGAGCGCGAGCGGGAGAAGAGGAGGGCCAAGAAGAAACGAAAGTCCAAACACAAA CGTCACGCGTCCTCCGATGACGACTACTCAGACTTCAGCGATGACTCCGACTACTCTCCCAGCGAGAAGAGAAAGTACAGAGAGTACAGCCCCCAGTACCCCCCTACC TCTCACGGTGGCTACGGTGGCTCAAAGAAGGGTGGCtacatgaagatgaagatggaCAAGCAGGGCTACGGCGGCTACGACGACTATGAAGAAGACAACTAcgaaggagaggaggaggaggacatggGGGATGAAGAATACGACGACTATACCAAGGAGCTCAACATGTACCGCAAGTCCAAGGAGGGCGGCCGCGGCGGACGAG GGGGCAGAGGTCGTATGAAGAACATGAGAGGCCGTGGCGGAATGAGGGGTGGacgacgaggaagaggaggtagCAGAGGCAGAGGAGGACGAGGTGGAAAGATGGGAGATGATGATGGAGACGGTTATGGTGAGGACATGGAG TATGACGACGACTATGACAACATGGGGGAGGACGACTATGATGACTATCAGTACAAAAAATCCAAAGACAGAGGAAGAG GCGGCAGAGGTGGCAGAGGGAGAGGCCGAGGCAAAGGAGGACGCGGCATGATCAGAGGCAAAATGAGGAGCAGAGGGAGAGGACGGGGTGACATGGGCAATGATGACGACAACAATGGAGACATGGACAACGGG GATGGAGGAGGGGATGTTGGACCAGGAATGGGAAAGAGGAATCAGCATGACAAGTACCAGGATAAGAAGGGAAAAGCCATCTGCAAGTACTACATTGAAGGCAGATGCACCTGG GGCGACCATTGCAACTTCAGCCATGACATTGAGTTGCCCAAGAAGAAGGAGCTGTGCAAGTTTTACATCACGGGATACTGCGCAAAGGCCGACCACTGCCCGTACATGCATG GTGAATTTCCCTGCAAGCTCTTCCACACCACAGGAAACTGTGTCAACGGTGATGagtgcatgttctcccatgaCAACCTCAATGACGACACCCAGGAGCTGCTCAGCAAG ATGCTGGCAGAGGATGCAGAGGCTGGAGCGGAGGATGAGAAGGAGGTGGAGGAGCTGAAGAAGCAGGGCATCAACCCTCTTCCCAAACCCCCACCTGGTGTCGGCCTCCTCCCCACCCCTCCTCGCCCTATGCCTGTAGACGGGAACGGCGGGGCGGGTGATTTTGGCCCCGCAGCTGGCGACTTTGGGGGAGTTCCTGTCGCCAACCAGGTGTCCATCGTCACCAAGGCTCCCTCTGAGCCCGGGTCTGTTCCTGGTCCTAACCCCTGCATGGGTGGTCCTCCTGTGCAAAATCCAGAAGGTGTTCCTTACCAAGGAGCGCCCATGAACCCTCCACAACACATGGGCCCCCCtcctgctggtggtggtggtgggaagAAGATCCCCTCCCTGTTTGAGATCAAAGTGCAGCCAACAGGACAGCTCGCTCAGAAACTGGCGGTTAG AAGCCAGACACCCAGTAGCAACCAGGCAGCGACCCCTGCACCTGGGGCTCCCCCGACCTGCTTCCCCACCCCGCCAGGCATGATATCCCCCGACATGCAGAACATGGGCCCGGGGATGAACCAGGGGCCACCCATGATGGGGGGATTTGCGTCCGGGGATTGCCCTCCACATGGGGGCGCTATCCCTCCTCAGGGTGGAGGGAACTACTTCAACACTTTCTTCAATCAGCAGGAGGGAATGAAGATGGAAGGAGTTGTGGAAGAAG GAAACAAATTTAGCAACCAAGAGGACGCTGATAATGGAACCAGTCAAGGAGGAATATCTGTCTCAGACCTCCTCCCTCCAGCCCAACGCGTCCTCTTCATGAGGATCCAGCAgaagcagcaggaggaggaggatcgcGCCCGCCGCATGGCCGATGGCGGTGCGGAGAAGAGCAGAGACACTGAAG CTGACTCAGGGAACTGGTACTCCAGCGAGGATGAGGACGGTGGCGGCAGTGTGACGTCAATCCTGAAGACGCTTCGGCAGCAGACCCAGGCTCCTCAAAAGTCGGACGCCCCAAGCGACCCCCGCCTCCAGAAGGCGTCTCCCGCCAACACTCCGGCTCGCCCCGCGGACCCCCGCTTGGCTCGCGACCCACGTCTGGCCCGTGCTGCCGAGTCGCCTCAGAGCTCTGACTCCACCCACCTTGCGCCCCCTGCTTCTTCGTCGGGGCCACCGGCAGATCCTCGGTTAGCTCGTTTGGCAGCTGCCTCAGCAGGCTCCGCCCACTTACCTGTCGCCTCCAAACCAGAAGCCCCTCTGGTCTACAAACCTCCGCCTCTCACAGCgccagcagaggaggaggagactgaGCGAGTCCTTCGGGACAAGCCCGTGCCAATTCCTCTAGATCCCCTCATGGGCATGGCTCTCAGAGATCCTCGATCGCAGCTGCAGCAGTTCAGCCACATCAAGAAGGACATTGTTCTCCACATGCCAGCTTTCTCCAAAGCCATCACCTGGTCCCCCGAGGACCTCCTACCCCTCCCCATCCCCAAACAAGACCTTCTACCACTTCCACCAGGCATTCCGCCAGTGCCTCCCCTTGATCCCCGTCTGTCTCGCAGCCAGCAGCAACTCCACTCACAGTCTCCCCCCACAGTTCCCCTTCCCTCCTCGGAACCCCCGGGCCCCTCGTCATCGTCCTCCCTCCCAGACTTTGAGCTGTTGTCTCGTATCCTGAAGACTGTCAACTCCAGCCCCTCCCAGTCCTCCTCACCTCCTCTCCCCGCTCCCCCCTTGGCACTGCTGGGACAACCTCCCCCTGCTCCCCCTACAGAAAAGCCAGTTGATCCCCGCATGGCGCGAAAAGCCCCCGCTGACCCCCGCCTCCAGCCGCAGAAATCAGCCCTCAAGCAGTCGTCTGAACCTGCCCCCCCTCCTACTGTCACTTCTGCAGTGTCCACAACCGGGTCCCCCCCACAGACCATTGCCCCATACGACCCGAGGCTCCTCTCCTCTGGAGGAGCAGGGCGCAGTGTTGCGCCGGGGCCACCAGGGGGAGCCAGTGTACTGAGCAGCATCAGTCTGTATGACCCAAGGACTAACAAACCAGGGAGCCCTGGTACCGCCACTGGCCCCAACAACTCCCCCAACTCAGCCAGCACAGAGTCCCGACTCGGGGACTCCACGGCTAGTAAACCCAAATCCAAGGAGCCCTTGTTTGTTCGGAAATCTGCGTTGGACCAGCCTGAGCCTGAGAAAAGCGGAGAGCAAGGCACCGACAGGTACAACAGCTACAACAGACCCCGGCCCAAACCAGCCCCCTCGCCCAACTCCACCGCCCAGGGAGGACCCACCAGCACCGGGGGTCAAGGTGCTCCCGGAGCCCCTGCAGACCAGGCTCCTGCCGGTGTCCACAACCTCCCAGTGCCCTCTCTGTTTGGTGTGGTGAAGCAGGCCAGCAAGTCCAGCGGGACCGGGAGCCCGTTCGGAGGGAATAGTCCGGCCCAGTCGGAGCAGACCACCGCCGAGCAGGACAACGGCTCACTGAAGGACGTTTTCAAAGGCTTTGACCCCACGGCCTCGCCCTTCTGCCAGTGA